One genomic region from Rosa rugosa chromosome 1, drRosRugo1.1, whole genome shotgun sequence encodes:
- the LOC133717839 gene encoding F-box protein CPR1-like isoform X3 has translation MADYLPEDVIVRIMQRLPIKSLIRFTCVSKRWRFIILSDPEFAMSQFQIASHHQTLCHRLLICTVSISESFNSVDEFNSLDLDTPPPSPLGETSLVLRKVRCPLTQHPVTILCSCNGLILAALYDQENKMFIWNPSTQFFKKLPDPADLPSELLCFGFGYLLATDDYKVIANFKVSDDYYVDEVEEEKKGKEMHIFSSKANTWKRTEAPLDFDFDFEGTLSNEVLHWPDNFGIFAFDLAREEFRRMPLPIPGGEGEFRYVRAFGDCLCAFDFANLDTASSIDLWVMKKYGVADSWTKLFNLKVSDQPEKIPYCLPVSLPLK, from the exons ATGGCGGATTACCTACCCGAGGACGTGATagttcgaatcatgcagaggtTGCCGATCAAATCCCTAATCCGCTTCACCTGCGTTTCGAAACGCTGGCGTTTCATCATATTATCCGACCCAGAATTCGCCATGTCCCAATTCCAAATAGCTTCTcaccaccaaaccctctgtcacaGGCTCCTCATCTGCACCGTATCTATATCTGAATCGTTCAATTCGGTAGACGAGTTCAACTCACTAGACTTGGACacgccgccgccgtcgccgtTGGGAGAAACTTCTTTGGTGCTGAGAAAGGTTAGGTGCCCATTGACGCAACATCCAGTGACGATACTGTGCTCCTGCAATGGCTTGATATTGGCAGCACTTTAtgatcaagaaaacaaaatgttTATCTGGAACCCATCAACTCAATTCTTCAAAAAACTTCCTGACCCAGCTGATCTTCCGTCAGAATTACTCTGTTTTGGTTTTGGCTATTTGTTGGCCACTGACGACTATAAAGTTATTGCCAACTTCAAAGTCAGTGATGATTATTATGTTGATGAggtggaggaggagaaaaagggCAAGGAAATGCACATCTTCTCATCAAAAGCCAACACTTGGAAAAGGACTGAAGCCCCTCTCGACTTCGACTTTGATTTTGAGGGGACTCTGTCAAATGAGGTACTTCATTGGCCGGACAACTTTGGCATCTTTGCTTTTGATCTAGCAAGGGAGGAGTTCCGAAGAATGCCGCTGCCTATTCCAGGTGGTGAGGGTGAGTTTAGGTATGTCAGGGCTTTCGGAGACTGTCTGTGTGCGTTTGATTTTGCAAATCTTGATACTGCTAGCTCCATTGATTTGTGGGTGATGAAAAAATATGGCGTGGCTGACTCATGGACGAAGCTCTTTAACTTAAAGGTTTCCGATCAGCCTGAGAAGATACCTTATTGTTTGCCAGTCTCG CTGCCCCTTAAATAG
- the LOC133727239 gene encoding F-box protein CPR1-like: MADYLPEDVIVRILERLPIKSLIRFTCVSKHWRFIILSDPEFAKTQFQIASQHQTPRHRLLISTACVSEFNSLDLDAPPSPSPLGYNSSVRCPFTQPGGRHVILLCSCNGLILATLHKEENMYIWNPSTQFFKKLPDPADRPANTRLFGCGFGYLSATDDYKVVADFRVSSVDEVKGKEMHIFSSKANIWKRTEAPPLFDYEFEYEGTLSNEALHWLDELGIVAFDLAKEEFQRMPLPIQDGEVQSLGAFGDCLCAFDCAKLDTAGSIDLWVMKKYGVADSWTKLFNLKVSDQPDQPENIMCCLPVSVMETSTFMQKVTKPFGGKQKFLNLIRIGHTKQKPEMHELINKSEYKEMVEYEETLLCLAAPKIEGRQGQVCGPNEVDAS; the protein is encoded by the exons ATGGCGGATTACTTACCCGAAGACGTGATAGTTCGGATCCTGGAGAGGTTGCCGATCAAATCCCTAATCCGCTTCACCTGCGTTTCGAAACACTGGCGTTTCATCATATTGTCCGACCCAGAATTCGCCAAGACCCAATTCCAAATAGCCTCTCAACACCAAACCCCCCGTCACAGGCTCCTCATCTCCACCGCCTGTGTATCTGAATTCAACTCGCTAGACTTGGATGCGCCGCCGTCGCCGTCGCCGTTGGGATACAATTCTTCGGTTAGGTGCCCATTCACGCAACCGGGGGGCCGTCATGTCATACTACTGTGCTCCTGCAATGGTTTGATACTTGCAACTCTTCATAAAGAAGAAAACATGTATATCTGGAACCCATCAACTCAGTTCTTCAAAAAATTACCTGACCCAGCTGATCGTCCCGCAAATACTCGTCTATTCGGCTGTGGTTTTGGCTATTTGTCGGCCACTGACGACTACAAAGTTGTTGCGGACTTCAGAGTCAGTTCTGTTGATGAGGTGAAGGGCAAGGAGATGCACATCTTCTCATCAAAAGCCAACATTTGGAAAAGGACTGAAGCCCCCCCTCTCTTCGACTACGAGTTTGAATATGAGGGGACTCTTTCAAATGAGGCACTTCATTGGCTGGATGAACTTGGCATCGTTGCTTTTGATCTAGCAAAGGAGGAGTTCCAAAGAATGCCGCTGCCTATTCAAGATGGTGAGGTTCAGTCTCTCGGGGCTTTCGGAGACTGTCTGTGTGCATTTGATTGTGCAAAACTTGATACTGCTGGATCCATTGATTTGTGGGTGATGAAAAAATATGGCGTGGCTGACTCATGGACGAAGCTCTTTAACTTAAAGGTTTCCGATCAGCCCGATCAGCCTGAGAATATAATGTGCTGTTTGCCGGTCTCTGTAATGGAAACTAGTACATTTATGCAGAAAGTGACTAAACCCTTTGGTGGGAAACAGAAGTTTCTTAATTTGATCAGGATTGGTCATACGAAACAGAAGCCCGAAATGCATGAGTTGATCAACAAATCAGAATACAAGGAAATGGTCGAATATGAAGAGACTCTACTTTGTCTTG CGGCCCCTAAAATAGAAGGAAGGCAAGGGCAAGTATGTGGACCAAATGAAGTGGATGCATCTTGA